One window from the genome of Choloepus didactylus isolate mChoDid1 chromosome 2, mChoDid1.pri, whole genome shotgun sequence encodes:
- the B3GALT2 gene encoding beta-1,3-galactosyltransferase 2 — translation MLQWRRRHCCFAKMSWNAKRSLFRTHLIGVLSLAFLFAMFLFFNHHDWLPGKPGFKENPVTYTFRGFRSTKSETNHSSLRNIWKETVPQTLRPQTATNSNNTDLSPQGVTGLENTLSANGSIYNDKGTGHLNSYFKYIINEPEKCQEKHPFLILLIAAEPGQIEARRAIRQTWGNESLAPGIQITRIFLLGVSIKLNGYLQRAILEESRQYHDIIQQEYLDTYYNLTIKTLMGMNWVATYCPNIPYVMKTDSDMFVNTEYLIHKLLKPDLPPRHNYFTGYLMRGYAPNRNKESKWYMPPDLYPSERYPVFCSGTGYVFSGDLAEKIFKVSLSIRRLHLEDVYVGICLAKLRIDPAPPPNEFVFNHWRVSYSSCKYSHLITSHQFQPSELIKYWNHLQQNKHNACTNSAKEKAGRYRHRKLH, via the coding sequence ATGCTTCAGTGGAGAAGACGACACTGCTGCTTTGCAAAGATGTCCTGGAATGCCAAGAGGTCTCTGTTCCGCACCCATCTTATCGGTGTACTCTCTCTAGCGTTTCTTTTtgctatgtttttgtttttcaatcatCATGACTGGCTGCCAGGCAAACCTGGATTCAAAGAAAACCCTGTGACATACACTTTCCGAGGATTTCGTTCTACAAAAAGTGAGACAAACCATAGTTCCCTTCGGAACATATGGAAAGAAACAGTCCCTCAAACTCTGAGGCCTCAAACAGCAACTAACTCCAATAACACAGACCTGTCACCACAAGGAGTTACAGGGCTGGAGAATACACTCAGTGCCAATGGAAGTATTTACAATGACAAAGGTACTGGACATCTAAATtcttactttaaatatattatcaaTGAGCCTGAAAAATGTCAGGAGAAACATCCTTTTCTAATATTACTAATAGCTGCAGAACCTGGACAAATAGAAGCTAGAAGAGCTATTCGGCAAACTTGGGGCAATGAAAGTCTAGCACCTGGTATCCAAATCACACGCATTTTTTTGTTGGGCGTAAGTATTAAGTTAAATGGCTACCTTCAGCGTGCAATACTGGAAGAAAGCAGACAATATCATGATATCATTCAACAGGAATATTTAGACACATACTATAATTTGACCATTAAAACACTAATGGGAATGAACTGGGTTGCAACATATTGTCCAAATATTCCATACGTTATGAAAACTGACAGTGACATGTTTGTCAACACAGAATATTTAATACATAAGTTACTGAAGCCAGATCTGCCTCCTAGACATAACTATTTTACTGGTTACCTAATGAGAGGATATGCACCCAATCGAAACAAAGAGAGCAAGTGGTACATGCCTCCAGACCTCTACCCAAGTGAGCGCTACCCTGTCTTCTGTTCTGGAACTGGTTATGTTTTTTCTGGAGATTTGGCAGAAAAGATATTTAAAGTTTCTTTAAGTATCCGTCGTTTGCACTTGGAAGATGTGTATGTGGGGATCTGTCTTGCCAAGTTGAGAATTGATCCTGCACCCCCTCCCAATGAGTTTGTGTTCAATCACTGGCGAGTTTCTTATTCAAGCTGTAAATACAGCCACCTAATTACCTCTCATCAGTTCCAGCCTAGTGAACTGATAAAATACTGGAACCATTTGCAACAAAATAAGCACAACGCCTGTACCAATTCAGCAAAAGAAAAGGCAGGCAGGTATCGCCACCGTAAACTACActag